ACGATTTAATTAAAAGTGAAACGCCGAATTTGACAGGCACCTATTTGTTTTTTTCATTGGATATCGTTAATTCAACGTTTTTCAAAAACAAAATAAACACCTGGGCTGAGGTGTTCTCTACATTTTTTAAATTTTGTAAGCATGAAGTTCAAAACGAATTATTTCCTCACGCTGAAGTATGGAAAATGGTAGGCGATGAGATATTGTTTTATATGCCGGTGTCAAACGAAAGCGATATCTATCAAGCGCCTCATAAAGTTTATGATTTAATGGATAGATCCATAGAGGTAATCCGTCGCCATGAAGAAGCTAAAGGAATACTTTCTGTAAAAGCAACTATGTGGATTGCGTATGCAGAGGATGTAGATGATACCGATAATCAAATAGAATACGGAAATATTATCCTGAAAGAGAGGGTTGTCGATAATATCACCTTGGATTTTCTTGGGCCAGATATCGACATTGGTTTTAGGGTGTCAAAATTTGCCTCTCAAAAAAAATTAGCAGTTGATGCAAAGTTAGCATGCTTGTTAACAAAATTAGAAACGGGGTTGTCCGAAAATAGTATTTCTGAATCAATGAGGATTGTTTCTTATGAACAGTTAAAAGGTGTTTGGGATAATCGACACTATCCAATAGTGTGGTATCAGCCTAAATGGGATTCAGTTAACAGTATGTTTTGGTACGATCAAAAGTTTAATTCTAATATTATCAAACGGATTGTTGATACAAAATTAGGATCGTTGGAACCAGTTTCAAATCTAACTAAGATTTTTAAAGATTTAAACAAGCTTAAACAAATTGAAAAGTTGAGAGATGGTGTAAAAGAACTCGAAAAAAAAAATATAGCTTTGCTTAAAGAAAAGAGTATTCCTATTGATAGGTTAAGTGAGTTACACCTGGTGGCAATTTGTGTTAATGAAAAAGATGAGATTTTAATTTCGAAGCGAACTAAAAAAGAGGTTCTTTCGCTTACGTGGGAATTTGGCTGTGCGCAATTGCATCTAAGGCAGACATTCAAAGAAGCAATGATTGAGGGATATAAGGAAGACTTCAATGTCGCTTTAGAATTCATCGAAAAAGATCCGTCTCCTATTGGGCAATATATTATTAAAAAAGAAAAAGAAAAAAACAGGGTAGTCCCTGGTTTAATTTTTGTTGCAAAAATAAATAGCACACAAGTCGACGATCAAAAATTTGATACGACAAAACACTCTGATATTCGTTGGGTGACAGCTGATTCAGCAAAAGACATCCCAAGTGCAGATTGTGTTCCCAAGTTCCATCAGAGGATTATAGATACATACAAATATTTGGAAAAGCATAAAACGGATCCGAAATAAAATTCTATCCTAACTGGAGACTATTATTTAGGGAATTTTTTGTTAACAATCCCGGATACCAGGAAACATAAATTTTTATAAATTTTTTGATGATTCTTGTAAAATTTTTTTATAGTATTTTTGTTTGAATAGATGTTTTTCTTTTGATTGTCATGTTTTTTAACTTCAGAATCGCCAACCAATAACACTTCATCACACATTCTCTTAAAGCAACTATACTTGCGGGGATGATTTTTTTGCTTATGTTCTATCCACCAGGGTAATAGTTTCTCTCCACAAGATCGGTACATCCAAAAATATCGATTCCAAATCATTTGTTTTGGAAGGAGTCCTTCTTCAACTATCTGGGCACAATAATTAAGATGGGTAACGACTTCGTTTATGTCTTTAATAATATTTTCATTCGTATTCTCTTTAAAGTTTTCATAAGAATTAAAAGCTTTTAAACAATAAATATTGTCAAATTTGTCCGAAATATTTTTTGCAATAGAGTTGTCCTGGATTTTTAAAATGGTTGAAGCCTGCAACATTTTTTGTGTGGTTTTGCTCTGCCAATAGACAAAGATAGCTGTTGCTGCAGAAACAAAAAGTGATGTTGTCGATAATTTATCCATATTTACTCCATATCTATGTCAAACATTAAACACATCTGCCCCATTTGAATAAAATAGAAAATTATCCTTTCTCTTGTGTACTTTGCAAGTCTTTTTCAAGTTCAGGATCATTGATTTATCACCGGCTTCCCGTACGCCGGGATTTTAAACTTCATTATGTCAATTGTTGACTGATAACAACAGACTCACTGAGGTAAATGGTGGATTGACGCGATAGAGGAACGGAACCCTTTGCGTCCGAGTGCTGCGCCGGGTCATGTGTCTTAACTGATATTATCGGTTCCATAGATAACTTGTATAGTATTTAATTCCTGACCTAATCCATCTGTCCAAATAGAATCGCTATTTACGTCAGGTGGAATAATTAGCTCTTCAGGTTTTGTGAAACACTTCAGAATTTCAAAAAGTTCATTGCCATCTATTAGTTCTAATTCAAGCCTGTTACCAAGCTTGTTTGGAATTTTTTTTGCTGGTGAAGAATACTTTTCGGCAGTTGTTACAAAAATCCCTTTTTTAAAATCTTCAATAACTAAAGCTCCAACGAAGTTACGTACTTCAGATACAGGCTCAATATTTTTTTTTATTCGTCTTTTTACCTGAACTGCACATTTAATATTTCCATTCTCGTGAGCGACAAGCAAGTCAATGCCACCATCAGGTGAGTTGACATTTGCTGTAGCACTAAAAACATCACAACTTAAATGCTCTTTAAGTAAAGATTTAACTAAAGATTCTGCTTTTCCTGAAGATATAAATTTTCTATCATCCCAATTAATGAAAAGATGTCGTCTTAGATCTTTAATCATTACATTGTCCGAGGAAATATCAATAGATTCAATTGCTGCATGAAAGCTATGTGCATGTTCTACTGTTTGGCTTTTAAACATTTCCTTTAATTTGTAATCTAAAATCTTTCCTTCTTTCTTTGTTTGCCACCAACCACATTTTTTACAGATAATAATAATTGGTTCAAAAAATATGTAAGTATCTTTTGACTTTTTTTTGGGGGGGATTTTACTTCAGGGGTATGTCTATATTCACTGCATTCTTCCATACAAATTGGACAACGTCTTGAGTTAAAAGCTGATCTCATCAACAATCCAATTTGATCTTCACCACTATCTGTATCTACATGGTCGTGGTCAATCAAGTCTCTGTAAAATATTCTTTTTTTCATCATGTCATTATCTATAAATATACACACATAATATTGAGCTCACCGGCCATAGGCCGCGTTCAGCAGTTTGTTGGACGGCCCGGGGAAGCGGGGGGGGGGGGGGGAATTCACCTTTGAATTATATCAGACAGCAAACATAATTAAAGACTATCCTTTTTATAAGACTGTTTGCAAGTCGTTTTAATTCAGAATAATGGATCATTAACATCCTAACAATGACCCAAAGATAGAATCGAGAATATTGGAGATTAAACATACCTATGCCAGGATTGCAACAGTCAATTTATTGCCCTGTTAAATTTCCTTTTATTCTGGGTCAGAAGAACCGTTGATTTTGTCTATGATTGTGACCAAAAACCCTTATTGAAAGAGGGGTTGACTACTTCTGTTATTGATGATTGATCACGTCGTCTATGCCAATTTAAGTGAAAAAAAAATGGCCTTGAATATACCGGCTAAAGTGCCATTATCGGTCGGATGGGCTTGATTTGGCGCGGGCAAGAAAAGTGC
This window of the uncultured Desulfobacter sp. genome carries:
- a CDS encoding restriction endonuclease; this translates as MIKDLRRHLFINWDDRKFISSGKAESLVKSLLKEHLSCDVFSATANVNSPDGGIDLLVAHENGNIKCAVQVKRRIKKNIEPVSEVRNFVGALVIEDFKKGIFVTTAEKYSSPAKKIPNKLGNRLELELIDGNELFEILKCFTKPEELIIPPDVNSDSIWTDGLGQELNTIQVIYGTDNIS